The Halococcus hamelinensis 100A6 nucleotide sequence GCACGAGGGCGTCGGGCTCTGGGTACTTCCCGGCGGCGGGGTCGACCCTGGCGAGAGCTTCCGCGAGACCGCCGAGCGCGAACTCGCCGAGGAGGCTGGCGTCGAGGCGCGGTACGAGGGGCTCGCGCTCACCACCCGGGTCGAGGTCCGGTGTGACGACCACGCGACCTGGGGCGTGCTCCCCATCTTCGCGGCCGCCGCCGAGACCACCGACCCCACCGTCTCGGACCCCGACGAGGAGATCTCGGCCGCCGAGTGGTTCGCCGACCTCCCCGCCGACACCCGCGACCGCCAGGACCTGCTCGCCTGGCGCGAGCACGCGCTGTGAGTTCTGAAAGCCCTCTATTCCACCCCGAAACCGACGTCAGCCGACCGGTTCGATCGAATGGGTACCGCTCGACAGTGTGAGACCCCACTCCCTCGAACCACGAATCCCCGGTCGACCTCGGTGGACCGCTCTCGGACGAAGTCACGGACTCCATCAGAACGGCGTGTAGACCTCCCGTACCGCCGACGCATCGTCCTCGGTCGCGAGCCTGGTCGTCCGGGCTTCACCGGTCATTCCGGACCGTAGACGTCGCCCTCGTTTCGTTCGGCGTTCATCCGTCGGACCGCCGCGCGGGCGTTGCTCGAATCGTAGCCGAAGAGGACGTCCTTCGCGTAGGCGTCGGCCACGTCGGCGGCGTGGATCAGGTCGTCGATCTCGATGTCGGGCGCGTAGAGTTCGACCGAGAAGGGGGTCGCGAGCGCGTCGAGGAAGCCGCTGGCGATGACCTCGACCCAGTAGGTCGTCGAGTAGGCCATGTCGTAGAGCGGCACGACGAACTCGTCGACGTACTCGGCGAGCGCGTCGAGGTCGATCCCCGAGCGCTCGACGAGGTGGCCGGGGTAGGGGTCGGGATGGACCGTGAGGTAGGTCCGCCCGGGGATCCGCTCGGTGGCCTCCGCGACGAACTCGGTGATCACGCTCTCACGCCACGCGAACCGGTCGTCGAACCCGCTCTCCTCGAACAGTCGGTTGCAGCGCTCGCAGAAACAGTACTCGGGTCGGGGAAAGCCCACGTCGTCGAGGCGGACGTCGCCGCTCACCGCGCCGGCATCCGCGATGGTTTCGAGCAGCCCCTCGCGGTAGCCGGGATGGGTGGGGCAGACGTACGACCAATCGAAGTAGCGCCGGTCGCGGGTGGCGGGTTCGCCCGCGTCGCTGACCGGCACCACGTCGGGGTTCGCGTTCGCGATGGCGTTGTCGGCGTGACACGAGACCATGCTCACCGCCTCGGCGACGGGTTCGTTGGTCCGGCCGCTCACCGACTTGACTTCGAGGAACTGGCGGTCGAACTCCGGCCACTCGACCTCCTCCGGGTTGCGTGTGACGACCCCGAACATAGGTGTCGTGGGTGGTCGAGGCTGGTAAGCGGTTCGTTCGACTACTTCAGGCCGGCGGCGACGACGACCAACCCGAGGAGGAGCCCGCCGACGAGCAGGACGCCGCCCCCGATCGCGTAGAGCTGGGTGGCGGTCCACTGGAGTTGCTCTCCGTAGCGCATGATCCCCGCCGAGACCAGAAGCGTGAGGCCGGACCCAACGAGCGTCGTCACGAAGTCGAAGCCGAACCGGTTGCCTGAGTTGGCCATGGACGACCCAACCTCGGGGCGGCCTTCGGGGTTGAGCAGGCTGACGCAGGCAGCCGTCTCAGACGGAGATGTGATCGGCGAGCTGTTCGCGGACGATGGTCTCACAGTAGGCACACCGCACGCCGTCGTCGAGCACCGCAAAGCGCGAGGCGACGGGTTCGCCCTCGGTGGAGATGCAGTTGCGGTTCGGACACGACAGCACGCCCTCGACGAACTCGGGCCGTTCGACCCGGTTCTTCTCGGCGACCGCGAACCCGCGGATGATGTTGATGCTCGCCGCGGGCGCGATCAGCGAGATCACGTCGACCTCGTCCTGGCTGAGTTCGCGCCCCTCGATCTTCACGACGTCCTTGCGACCCAGCCGGTCGGAGGGGACGTTCATCCCGACGCTCACGACCTCGTCGGTCGAGCTACCGATGCCGAGGATCGCGAGCACGTCGGGCGCGTGGCCGCCCGCGATGTGGTCGATCACGGTGCCGCTCTCGATCTTGCTGATCCGGAGTTCGTGGGGCGGGTGGCTACTGCCACCGTTTTCCGGCCGGTCGGCCTCGTGGTCGTCGCCCCGACCGCCGTCCGTGGGGTCGCTCACGACCGCCCTCCATCGAGGAGGAGGTCGAGCAGCGCCATCCGAACGGGCACCCCGTTGTGGGCCTGCTCGAAGTAGTGGGCGTGCTGGCTCCCGTCGACGTCCGGGGCGATCTCGTCGACCCGCGGCAGCGGGTGCATCAGGGTGAGGTCGTCGCGCGCGGCGTCGAGACCCGCGGCGTCGATCCGGTACTCGCCCGCGACCTGGCGGTACTCGTTCTCGTCGGGGAAGCGCTCGCGCTGGATCCGGGTGACGTAGAGCACGTCGAGTTCCGGGAGAACGGCATCGAGGTCGGTGTGTTCCTTGACGTTCGCACCCGCCTCGTGGAGGTCGTAGCGCACCGAGCGGGGAAGGCGAAGACTCTCCGGGCTGATGAAGTGCTGGCGGGCGTCGAACTTCGTGAGCGCGTAGGCCAGCGAGTGGACGGTCCGCCCGTACTTCAGGTCGCCCATGATCCCCACCGTGAGGTCCGAGAGGCCGTCGGTGTTCTCGCGCATCGTATAGAGGTCGAGGAGGGTCTGGGTGGGATGCTGGCCCGCGCCGTCGCCCGCGTTGATGAGCGGGACGTCGACGAACTCCGCGGCCATCGTCGCCGCACCCTCGCTCGGGTGCCGGAGCACCAGCGCGTCGGCATAGCCCTCGGTCACGCGCACCGTGTCGGCGAGGCTCTCGCCCTTGGCCGCGCTGGAGGACTCGACCGACCCCATCCCGAGCGCGTCGCCGCCGAGGCGCTTGATCGCGGACTCGAAGCTCATCCGCGTGCGCGTGCTCGGCTCGAAGAAGAGGAGGCCGAGCAGGGTCCCGGCGTGGCGCGCGGGGTCCGGCGGCGAGCGCTCGATCTCGGCCGCACGGTCACAGACCGTCTCGATGTCCGCGCGCGAGAGGTCCTTCGCGCTGACGACCTGGTCGGTGTCGCCGTCCGCGAGGCTCACGACCGACCACCGTCGCGCCGCTCGGGCTCTTCCATCGTTACCAGCAGTCGGTGGGCCGGACGACTTGTATCTATTGGGCTGACCCGCTCGGTGCCACTACGACCACTGCTAGGACGGTTCGACCGGAAGGTCGTGCCCTCGAAAGAGGGATTTGGCCTCCCCGAACTCCTCGCCTGTATAAGAGAGATATCGCGACGGTAACATCACGTACCGTCTTTTCACTGTACCTGCCTCGGAGTAGGAGACGACGAATCGCGGCCGTGTCACCGGCGAACCCTCGATCGGCTCGATGGCGACGACCGAATCGAGCGGAATTCGGTGGGCACTCGTGAACCCGCGGACGTAGTTGGAAAGTCGGCCGCCAACGAGCAGGACCAACAGCAAACCCAGCCCCACGAGCAGTGTCCGGCGCTCCAACGAAATGAGTACTACCGGGAGGTATCCCAAGACCAGTACCATCCCTACGAAGACGAGCGTGTTTCCTTCGTAGTACCGCCTGAACTGTCCGCGCCAACTCGACGTCAATCGTAGCTCGCCGGCCTCGTTATCGAGCACGCATCGGCCGCGCTTCGTTCGGAAGCTCGTCACCTCCTCGTCCATTCACAGTACCCGCACGCGGGTCCGATTTGTATCCTTCGGCGTCCAAAGACGCCTTGTGCTTTAAAAATCAGTCCTGACAGCAGCTCCCGATGCGGTCGCCGAAGTCCACGTCGAGGTCGGTCCCGATGGCGGTGTCGAGGCGTTCGAGCCTCGCGTCGAGTTCCTGCTGGGCCGCGAGATAATCGGCCATCTCGGGGAGGGCGTGGAGTTCCCGCTGGGCGTTCTTGAGGGTGTCGCGATCTTCTTCGGTGGCCTCGCCGACCTCTCGGGCCTGGACGAACGCGTCGCGGAGGCGCTCGAACTCCCGGACTTTCTCCTGGGCCTCCCGGCTCTCCTCGACGGCGGTCTTCGTCTCGACGTATCGTTCGTACTCGTCGGTCGCCGCGATCGCCGCGCCGAGCTCCTCGGCGACGGCTTCCGGGGTCCGCGCGGGGTCGACGCCGGTCTCGACGTCGGGTTCGGTGCTCATCGTTCGATCACGGGCCGTCCGTCGCTTCAATCTGGCGGTGGCGGGGGTGACTAGCTCATCCTGGTCTCGACCCACGCCACGATATCGGCCAGTTCGTCCCGCCCGATCCCGTGGGCGGACTCGTACTGGTTGGATTCGACGTCGGCCCCCAGCTCCCGGAGGCGCTCGGCGGCGGCCTCGGCGCGCTCGGTGGGGATCACCTGGTCCATCGTCCCCGACCCGACGAACACGGGTTTACCCTCGATGGCCTCCGGCTCCATGTCGGCGTGTGAATCCGCGAGGTAGCCGTGGAGCGCCACCACCCACGCGAACCGCTCGGGCTGTTCACAGAGGAGCGCCAGGCTCGTGATCGAGCCCTGACTGAAACCGAGTAATCCGATTCGGTCGGGGTCGAGGCCGTAGGTCTCGACCGCGGCATCGATGCTTTCGGAGACCAAATCGAGGCTCCGCCGGAACTCCTCCCGGTTCGGCTGGCTTCGATGGAGGTCGCCGTCGGGCATCTCGAGTTCGTACCAGGTGTACCCACCCATCAGTCGGTCGGGCGCGCGGAGGCTGACGACGGCGAGTTCGTCGGGGAGGTGCTGGGCGACGGGCAGCAGGTCCTGTTCGTCGGCCCCGCGGCCGTGGAGGACGAACACCGCGGGTGCGGGACCGTTGGTGGGGTGGTCGGGTTCGGCGTGGACGTGTTCGAGCGGGAGGTCTGCCATAGCGGGTGTAGACGGGCAGGCGGTTTCAATCCCCGAGTGACGTCGACGTCACGGCCCGACGGATCTGCCCGTCGAAACACCGAGATTAAACGTCACGACGACCAATCCAGTCCAATGAGTCACACCGAGCCATCGGAGGGCGACCTCACCCGAACCGGGATGTCGCTCAAACACGACCGTGAGTGGGACTACGAACTCGATCGGATCGTCGAGGCCGTCGCGGAGCGTGACGCGAAGAAGGTCGGCCTCCAGTTCCCCGAGGGACTGAAGCGCCGCGGCCCCGCCGTCACCGACGACCTCCGGGACCTCCTCCCGGACGACGTGCGCGTGATGCTCTCGGGCCAGCCGTGCTATGGAGCCTGCGACCTCGACACCTTCCTGATGCGCCGGACCGACGTCTTCGTCCACTTCGGCCACTCCCCGATGAAGGAGTCGGACAAGATCATCTACGTCCCGCTCTTCTCGAACGTCGACGTCGAGCCGATCATGACGGACGCGCTCGACGAACTTCCCGACGAGGACGTCGGCCTCGTCACCACCGCCCAGCACATGAACAAGTTCGAGGAGATGCGCGAGTGGCTCGAAGCCCGCGACTTCACCGTGCACACCCGCCGCGGCGACGACCGCCTGACCCACGAGGGCCAGGTGCTCGGCTGTAACTACGCCTCGGCGGACATCGACGCCGACCAGATCCTCTACGTCGGCGGCGGGAAGTTCCACCCGCTGGGGCTGGCGATGGAACATCCCGAGAAGAAGGTCGTCATCGCCGACCCGGTGAACAACGCCGTCTCGGTCGCGGATACAGAGAAGTTCCTGAAACAGCGCTACGGCGCGGTCCACCGTGCGATGGACGCCGAGAAGTGGGGCGTGATCTTCTGTACCAAGATCGGGCAGGGCCGCTGGGACCAGGCCGAACAGATCGTCGAGGAGAACGAGAACGCCTACCTCATCACGATGGACGAGGTCACGCCCGATAGGCTGCGCAACTTCGACATGGACGCGTTCGTCAACACCGGCTGTCCGCGGATCACCACCGACGACGGCCCGCGCTTCCACAAGCCGATGCTCACGCCCGGCGAGTACGAGATCGCCGTCGGCAACGAACCGCTCGAAAACCTCGAATTCGATACGTTCCACGGCACCTGGTAGCGCTCGAATCGACCGACGGACGACCGCCGGTCAGTGCTCGATCGCCGGCTCCCGTGATGCCCGTCGGTCGGGTTCGGTCGTCCGTTCGACTTTCAGCGGTCGTTCACACGACGGACAGGTCCGGTCGTTCGGTGAGACCTGCGACTCGCATCGTTCACAGAACACCACCCCGTTCCGTATCTCGTAGTGATACTCGGTCTCGGTCTCGGTCTCGTTTTCGTCCTCGGGGCTGTCGACAGTTACGTGAATTCCACGTGTTCGGAGGGCCGTCCGCGCCGCCCGAACGTCGTCGTCAGTGAGGAGCGTGAGGGTGGTTTCGGTTGCCGTACCGTCCGTCGCCGAGAATCCCCTGGCGGAGAGCCACCGTCGGACCCGGACATCCAGTCGAGCGAGACGACCGGCCCTGTCGTGTGTGACCCGTAGCTCTCGGCCGGTTTCGTCGAGCGCGACACGCTCGATGGTCGAGAGTTCGATCCGCGTACTCCGGGTCCGCTTCCACAATCGGTGGAGCGGATCGAGCGCGACGAGGGCGAGCGAGAGCGCCGCCACCGTCCCGATCGTCGTATCGAGCATCGCCGAAGCCTGATAGATCGCGAACAGGAGTGGTAACAGGAACCCGAGCAGTTTCCCGACCGCGACGAGCTGCCGCTTGCGCCCACCGTCGTGCCATCGCGTCCGCTGGCCGCGGAGGAACTTCCGTGGCGAGCGCTCGATCCGGAGCGCGTCGTCGCCGACCGATGCGCTCCCATCGATGGTTCGAAACGATCCCCAGCCGCCGTCCATAGATCCATTAGTATCCAGTAACAATTAAATTTAGCGCTCGGTTGTATGATTCGTTCGTTCGTTCGCTGGTCGACGTGATCGCCAGGTTCCCGCCCACTCAGCACACCGGACCCCGGCTCCCTTCGGGCGAAAACGTATTGCGGCGGTCGTGCTCGGTATCTCAATGCCCGGCGCACGCGTCGCGAGCGGCGACCGAGTCACGCTGCGAACCCAGGAATCCGAGGACGTCCCGTTCCTCCAGCGTGCGGCCGCGAACCCCGAACTCCGATACCCGCTCGGTAACTCGCCCAGGAATCGCGAGCAGTTCGAGATCCCCGACGAAGACGACGGCACGAACCGGTTCCTCGTCTGCCTCAACGGCGACGACGCGGGGCCGGGGTCACCGGACGAGGACGACGTCCAGCGGATCGGCGGGATGACGGTCAGGGACGCCGACTGGCGACGTCCCGAACTCGGTTACTGGTTGATTCCCGAGGTACACGGCGAGGGCTACGCGACGGAGATGCTCTCCCTGGCGATCGACTACGTGTTTCGGACCTACGACCATCCCGCGGTGGGTGCGGGCGTCTACGCGTTCAACGAGTCCTCCCGGGGGCTGTTGGAGTCGCTCGGTTTCGAGCAGGAAGGACGGATCCGCCGCGACCGATTCATCGACGGCGAGTACGTCGACAACGTTCGCTACGGGCTGCTTCGAGAGGACTGGCGCGAGTGAACCGAATGATCTGTTTTCTTACTGAGCTACGAAATTCACGGGGTGATGACCACCGATCTGCCTACGGCGAATCGCGACGCAACTGAGAGACCGCACAGCACCGCCCCGCAACCGCCACATGCCTCCCCAGCCGACTGCGCTCCTCGCTCGCGTCGCTCCGCTCGCTCTCTGCGGTGCTCATCCCTCGCACGCCGATTCGCGGTCGCGGGTTCACCTTCGTTCACCCACGACCGCGAGCGCGCGCCACCGCACTCGGGTCATGGGTGAGTTCGGGAAAAAGTCGATGAGGTCGGGGTCCGTCGGTCGTCTCAGTTCTCGATCGTCTCGATCTCCTCGTCGGTGAGGTCGATATCCGCGGCGGCGACGTTCTCTTCGAGGTGGTCGATGCTGCTCGTTCCCGGGATCGGGAGCATCACGGGCGAGTGCTGGAGCAGCCACGCCAGTCCCACCTGATACTCCGTCGCGTCGTGGTCGTCGGCCACCTCGTCGAGGCCGTCGAGGTCACCCGAACCGAGCGGGGCCCACGGGATGAAGCCGATGTCGTTCTCCTCGCAGTATTCGAGCACCTCCTCGTCCTCACGGTCGCCGATGTTGTACTGGTTCTGGACGGTGGCGATCTCGACCACGTCGCGGGCCTCCTCGATCTGCTCGACGGAGGCGTTCGAGACGCCGACGTGTTTGACCTTGCCCTCGTCCTTGAAGTCCGCGAACGTCCCGATGGCGTCGGCGTAGTCCACGTCGGGGTCCGGACGGTGGTACTGATAGAGGTCGATCTGGTCGACCTTGAGTCGGTCGAGGCTCCCGAGGATGGCGTTCCGGAGGTAGCCCGGCTGCCCGCACTTCGGCCACGAGCCGTCGCGGTCGTCACGCCAGAGGCCACCCTTGGTCGCCACGAAGACGTCCTCGTAGGGCGCGAGCGCCTCGCCGATCAGGCGTTCGGAGACCGCGGGTCCGTACGAATCGGCGGTGTCGATGAAGTCCACCCCGAGGTCGGTCGCGCGGTGGAGGACGTCCCTCGCCTCCTCCTCGTCCTCCGGCGGCCCGATGATGTCCTCGCCGGTGAGTCGCATCGCGCCGAAGCCGAGCCGGTGGACGGTGTCCTCGCCGCCGATGTCGAACGTATCGCTCTGGTTGTTCGTTGCCACGTCCCTTTCGATGGCCGTAACACAATAGCGTCTTTCGGCACCGGCAGTCGAGACGCGAGGTCAGAACCCGCGGAGGTACTGGTCCGGCACCGGGGCCTCCTCGGACTGGTCGAGCGCGTCGGCGGCGTGGAGCGAGAAGTAGGGGTCCCGGAGGTGTTCACGCGCGAGGATCGCGAGGTCCGCGCGGTCGTTTCGGACCACCGCGTCGGCCTGCTCGGCGGTCTCGATCCCGCCGACCGCCCCGATCGCGATGGCGCTCTCCTTCCGCTCGGTGATGTGCTCGGCGTAGGGAACCTGATAGTTCGGGCCCGAGTGCGGGACTTCCTGGGCCGGGTCGGCCCCGCCGGCGCTCACGTCGAGCAGGTCCGCGCCGGCCTCGAAGAGCACGTCCGCGAGCCGCGCCGACTGGTCGGGGTCCCACGACTCCTGCCCCTCGATCCAGTCGGTCGCCGAGATCCGAACGAAGACGGGTTTGTCCTCGGGCCAGACCTCCCGCACTGCCTCGGTGACCTCCCGAACCAGGCGCGCGCGGTTCTCGAAGCTCCCCCCGTAGTCGTCCTCGCGGTGGTTCGTCACGGGCGAGAGGAACTCGTGGAGGAGGTAGCCGTGGGCCGCGTGGACCTCCGCGACCTCGAAGCCGGCGTCGAGCGCGCGCTCGGCGCTCTCGCGGAAGGACTCGATCACGCCCTCGATGTCGTCCTGGTCGGCCTTTTTGAGCGGCGGGGAGTCCTGGTCGCCGTAGTCCCACGCGTAGTCGCTCGGCGCGAGCACCTCCCAGCCGCCCTCGTCGGGCTGGAGCGGGTCGTGACCCTCCCACGGTCGGCTCGTCGCGGCCTTCCGACCGGCGTGGGCGAGCTGGATCGCCGGGACCGACCCCTGGTCGGCGATGAACTCGGCGGTCGGGGCGAGCGCCTCCCCGTGTTCGTCGCTCCAGATGCCGAGGTCCTCGGGCGAGATCCGTCCGCGAGGCTCGACGGCGGTGGCTTCGGTCATCACGATGCCGGCCCCGCCGACCGCGCGACTCCCGAGGTGGACGAGATGCCAGTTCGAGGCCATCCCGTCACGGTCCTCACACGAGTACTGACACATCGGCGAGACCATCACCCGATTCCGGGCTTCGGTTTCGCGCAACGAGAGCGGCGTA carries:
- a CDS encoding GNAT family N-acetyltransferase, which translates into the protein MPGARVASGDRVTLRTQESEDVPFLQRAAANPELRYPLGNSPRNREQFEIPDEDDGTNRFLVCLNGDDAGPGSPDEDDVQRIGGMTVRDADWRRPELGYWLIPEVHGEGYATEMLSLAIDYVFRTYDHPAVGAGVYAFNESSRGLLESLGFEQEGRIRRDRFIDGEYVDNVRYGLLREDWRE
- a CDS encoding aldo/keto reductase; this encodes MATNNQSDTFDIGGEDTVHRLGFGAMRLTGEDIIGPPEDEEEARDVLHRATDLGVDFIDTADSYGPAVSERLIGEALAPYEDVFVATKGGLWRDDRDGSWPKCGQPGYLRNAILGSLDRLKVDQIDLYQYHRPDPDVDYADAIGTFADFKDEGKVKHVGVSNASVEQIEEARDVVEIATVQNQYNIGDREDEEVLEYCEENDIGFIPWAPLGSGDLDGLDEVADDHDATEYQVGLAWLLQHSPVMLPIPGTSSIDHLEENVAAADIDLTDEEIETIEN
- the pyrI gene encoding aspartate carbamoyltransferase regulatory subunit; the protein is MSDPTDGGRGDDHEADRPENGGSSHPPHELRISKIESGTVIDHIAGGHAPDVLAILGIGSSTDEVVSVGMNVPSDRLGRKDVVKIEGRELSQDEVDVISLIAPAASINIIRGFAVAEKNRVERPEFVEGVLSCPNRNCISTEGEPVASRFAVLDDGVRCAYCETIVREQLADHISV
- a CDS encoding YlbF family regulator — encoded protein: MSTEPDVETGVDPARTPEAVAEELGAAIAATDEYERYVETKTAVEESREAQEKVREFERLRDAFVQAREVGEATEEDRDTLKNAQRELHALPEMADYLAAQQELDARLERLDTAIGTDLDVDFGDRIGSCCQD
- a CDS encoding NADH:flavin oxidoreductase/NADH oxidase — protein: MTEDLFTPLSLRETEARNRVMVSPMCQYSCEDRDGMASNWHLVHLGSRAVGGAGIVMTEATAVEPRGRISPEDLGIWSDEHGEALAPTAEFIADQGSVPAIQLAHAGRKAATSRPWEGHDPLQPDEGGWEVLAPSDYAWDYGDQDSPPLKKADQDDIEGVIESFRESAERALDAGFEVAEVHAAHGYLLHEFLSPVTNHREDDYGGSFENRARLVREVTEAVREVWPEDKPVFVRISATDWIEGQESWDPDQSARLADVLFEAGADLLDVSAGGADPAQEVPHSGPNYQVPYAEHITERKESAIAIGAVGGIETAEQADAVVRNDRADLAILAREHLRDPYFSLHAADALDQSEEAPVPDQYLRGF
- the dph2 gene encoding diphthamide biosynthesis enzyme Dph2, coding for MSHTEPSEGDLTRTGMSLKHDREWDYELDRIVEAVAERDAKKVGLQFPEGLKRRGPAVTDDLRDLLPDDVRVMLSGQPCYGACDLDTFLMRRTDVFVHFGHSPMKESDKIIYVPLFSNVDVEPIMTDALDELPDEDVGLVTTAQHMNKFEEMREWLEARDFTVHTRRGDDRLTHEGQVLGCNYASADIDADQILYVGGGKFHPLGLAMEHPEKKVVIADPVNNAVSVADTEKFLKQRYGAVHRAMDAEKWGVIFCTKIGQGRWDQAEQIVEENENAYLITMDEVTPDRLRNFDMDAFVNTGCPRITTDDGPRFHKPMLTPGEYEIAVGNEPLENLEFDTFHGTW
- a CDS encoding zinc ribbon domain-containing protein, encoding MDGGWGSFRTIDGSASVGDDALRIERSPRKFLRGQRTRWHDGGRKRQLVAVGKLLGFLLPLLFAIYQASAMLDTTIGTVAALSLALVALDPLHRLWKRTRSTRIELSTIERVALDETGRELRVTHDRAGRLARLDVRVRRWLSARGFSATDGTATETTLTLLTDDDVRAARTALRTRGIHVTVDSPEDENETETETEYHYEIRNGVVFCERCESQVSPNDRTCPSCERPLKVERTTEPDRRASREPAIEH
- a CDS encoding NUDIX hydrolase — its product is HEGVGLWVLPGGGVDPGESFRETAERELAEEAGVEARYEGLALTTRVEVRCDDHATWGVLPIFAAAAETTDPTVSDPDEEISAAEWFADLPADTRDRQDLLAWREHAL
- the pyrB gene encoding aspartate carbamoyltransferase, which codes for MSLADGDTDQVVSAKDLSRADIETVCDRAAEIERSPPDPARHAGTLLGLLFFEPSTRTRMSFESAIKRLGGDALGMGSVESSSAAKGESLADTVRVTEGYADALVLRHPSEGAATMAAEFVDVPLINAGDGAGQHPTQTLLDLYTMRENTDGLSDLTVGIMGDLKYGRTVHSLAYALTKFDARQHFISPESLRLPRSVRYDLHEAGANVKEHTDLDAVLPELDVLYVTRIQRERFPDENEYRQVAGEYRIDAAGLDAARDDLTLMHPLPRVDEIAPDVDGSQHAHYFEQAHNGVPVRMALLDLLLDGGRS
- a CDS encoding alpha/beta hydrolase, producing the protein MADLPLEHVHAEPDHPTNGPAPAVFVLHGRGADEQDLLPVAQHLPDELAVVSLRAPDRLMGGYTWYELEMPDGDLHRSQPNREEFRRSLDLVSESIDAAVETYGLDPDRIGLLGFSQGSITSLALLCEQPERFAWVVALHGYLADSHADMEPEAIEGKPVFVGSGTMDQVIPTERAEAAAERLRELGADVESNQYESAHGIGRDELADIVAWVETRMS